The Emcibacter nanhaiensis genome contains the following window.
TGGGTGCCCATTTCCGACACTGTCTCTTCCCGTCCCCTGTGGATTTCCCCGTCCCGCAACATGTGGGCCGACATCCTGATGGCCAAGGAAGCGGGTCTGGTCAACCGCCATTACCACCCGCACCAGATCTTCGCCTACACAGTCAGCGGCAAATGGGGTTATCTGGAACATGACTGGACTGCCACCGCCGGAGACTTCATCTATGAAACCCCGGGCGAAGGCCATACCCTGGTGGCCTATGATCACGAAGACCCGATGCAGGTCTTCTTCGTGGTCACCGGGCCGCTGATCTGGCTCGATGAAAATGGCGAGGCCGCCGGATATTTCGACGTCCATGACTATATCGCCATGGCCAAGGAACATTATGACAAGGTGGGGATCGGCGCCGACTTTGTGGACACCCTGTTCCGCTAGGACGTCACGTTTCACAACAAAAAGCCGCTCAACCGAGCGGCTTTTTTTCATGTCTGGTGTACGCCGGGATCAGACCGTGATGACAATCTTGCCAAAATGGCTGGCGGTCA
Protein-coding sequences here:
- a CDS encoding 2,4'-dihydroxyacetophenone dioxygenase family protein; translation: MPEAPKSEFWRDIIPIEKVFKPDAAPETYYPNTTSGDERYWVPISDTVSSRPLWISPSRNMWADILMAKEAGLVNRHYHPHQIFAYTVSGKWGYLEHDWTATAGDFIYETPGEGHTLVAYDHEDPMQVFFVVTGPLIWLDENGEAAGYFDVHDYIAMAKEHYDKVGIGADFVDTLFR